The nucleotide sequence ATATCAGCGGTGCATATCAAGAATCCGAAAGCAGTGGAGTATCACGATCTCACAGAAGAGCAGTTCAGCAAATTGTCTGAAAATCGCGGTATCGGTTCAGCCGGCGGATCGTCTTATATCGATGTGAGTTCAGACGATATGGCTGGATTTGACGCGTTATCAGGTCAGATGATCGGCGTCTTCAAAGAGACCATGACCCAGGCTCGCAAAAAAGGTGATGTATCCGAAGTGATGGCGCAGGGTGAAGTGCAGGAAGAACCCAATGATTTTGATGTCGACGAAGACGAAGAGGCTGCTGTTAAAACAGAGGCCATCGCGGCGCAGGCCAGAGAAATGACATCGCAGATGGTTCGCGCTGCATTGGTCGACTGGATTGGCAAGGCCGAGGGCGTTCAGGCACCTCGCGATATTTCGGCATGGGTCATTGATAAAGATCTCATGGATCCGGCCATTCCATCACTGGAGGTGCGTGTCCTTATCAATAAAAATGAACTGGATTCCCTCCGTACGGTGCTTCAGGAAATCATGGTGGCAGGCCGCCGTGGTCAGATTGCCGGCGACGATTTCTTTGATGCCCTGCAAGCAACGTCGGCCACCCTTTCGGTGACGCCAGAACAGATTCGCAGTGCGGCAACATTGGCCGATACCGGATTGATTCCGGAATTTCTCATGGATCTTCCATACAAGAGCCGCATCATGAGCATGTCCAATGATGACTGGCAGAACTGGTCGTTGGATCAGCAGGATGAATTCTTAAACGATCTGGATGCCAAAATCAGTTATTATATGGCACTGCATGATGAGCCAGGCGTCTGGGTGCAGTTGAATTCTGGCGACGATCCGGATGAGTATGTGCATCCCATTACCATGGAAATGCTTCCTTAATATGAAGATCTGACCGCACCTTTCGAGGTGCGGTCAGTCTGTCGGGATGAAAAATGAAAAAACGTGCAAAATCGGTTTCAAAGAAAACGTCTTCTGCACCAGTACGATCAGGGAATCCGGTGCTCACGTTGCGGGATGTCCGTAAGGTTCGTGAAAAGGGCGATAGCCGGTTTGAACTGCTGTTGCCGGAAGTTACGGTCTGGAGTGGAGAGTTTATTGCGATTGTCGGTGAAAGCGGATGCGGTAAAAGCACCCTGCTGGATATGCTCGGTCTGGTTCTGCGACCCACAGACGCCGGAACGTTTTCTCTTCTTCCTGCCGCTGATGCTGCCATGATCGATCTGCGCGACAAATCACCTGGAGAGCTGGCGGCCGTTCGCCAAGAATTGCTGGGCTATGTGCTGCAAACCGGGGGATTGCTGCCCTTTCTTTCTGTCTGGGAAAACATTGTTCTTCCCTGTCGCATCAATGGTATGAGCAACTATGATGAACATGTTCGGGGTGTATGTGAGCGGCTTAAAATCGGCGATCAGTTGACCAAGAAGCCGGCCTTTCTTTCAGGTGGACAACGGCAGCGTGTGGCCATTGCCCGTGCGCTGGCGCATCGGCCGCCCATTATTCTGGCGGATGAACCAACCGCTGCGGTGGATAAACTGACGGCCTATGAAATTCGTGACACCTTTTGTGACTTATGCCGTCAGATGAACGTCACGGTTTTAGTCGTATCGCACGATTTGGAGTTAATGGCCGGCGCGGCAGATCGCATGTACACCTTCGATGTAGAACGTGGCCATGAACGTGGAGGAACGGTTTCGATTTGCAGAGAGCGAGGACTTCATGAATAGTCAAAATGCGTCGAAACAACCGTTGCTGATGACGCGACTCAGTCTGTCTGATTTGAGGCACGAATGGGTTTTATCTTTATGTCTTATTATGGCTGTATCAGCGGTTATTGCGCCGTTGCTGCTGCTTTTTGGACTCAAATACGGAACCATCGAGACCTTGCGTCGTCGCCTGATTCAGGATCCACGAAATCGAGAAGTCCGGCCGCTGACCAGTTTATCTTTTCCGCGTGAATGGTTCGACGGGGTGGCCGCCCGATCTGACGTGGCGTTTCTCACACCCATGACCCGCCAAATCTCCGCCACAGTGACTGCATACGTGATCAGTGCAGGAAAAAAAACTGAGCGCGTCGATGTAGATATTATTCCGACGGGTGAAAATGATCCTTTGCTGATTGAAAATGGATCGGCGGTGCCGGCAGAGGGACAATGCGTTCTCAGTGCCTATGCGGCAGAAGCTATGGATGCGCAGCCCGGCGATACTATTGAAATAGAGGCCACACGATTGAAAGGGGCGAAAAAGGAAAAGGGCGTCGTCGGTTTGACGGTCGCAGGCGTGCTGGATATCCGTGCCGGAGGCCTGAAATCAATTTATGTACCGCTGGAGATGCTGGAGCAGGTAGAGGCGTTTAAGGATGGCATGGGCGTGCCTGAGTTGGGGTGGAAAGGTGATTTGCCCGATGCCTATCCCGTATATAACGGTCTGTTTATTGTAACAAAGACGTCTCTTCCCACTTACCTGATAAAACGTATAGTCAGCAGTACAGGCTTTACGAAAAGCAAGGACTTGACGAGTCAGGAAGCCGCTGAGCTGGCAGGGTATCCTTTCCCTGCAGCATCTGTTACTGTTCAGCTGTATACGCAGACTCGTGCTGTGTCCGGTGACAGCATTGAGCAGGTTGAGCGGTTGCTGCGCGGCCGAAATGCAACCCTGCTGCCGTGGATTCGCCCCATGGAATTCACCCTGATGACCGACCCGCCCACGACGATATCCCGCGTATTGGCCTTACCGGACGCGGCTCGACCATGGCTGGGTGAAGATGTGGAAAAGATGGGAAAATATGACCTGGCTATTTCCAGGGGAATGGCTGTTCCTGATGAATCAACTACGGCCGTTTATTCCAATGAGCAGTGTGTCGTAAGGTTTCCGGTACATATTCGCCCAGTCACAGCGGGGGATGATTCCGTTGCGTTCATGTCCCCAGAAATCGCCGGATCGCTCATTTTAGCGGAACAGCGACCTGTCCGCTATGATCCTGCCAGTGAGAAACTATTGCTGTATCGTCGTGGTTTTGCCGGATTTCGCCTCTATGCGAGAACATTGGAGGATGTAAAAAATTTGCGTCACGATTTCGAAGAGCTTAATATCCCCGTGCATACAGAAGCAGAACAGATACAGACTGTTATGGAGATGGATCGTTACCTGACCATGATTTTCTGGCTTGTGGCGGTCGTGGGTATCGTCGGCAGTGCGGCTTCGCTTGTTGCCAGTCTGTATGCCTCTGTCGAACGAAAAAAGCGGGAGCTGAGTGTGCTTCGCTTGCTGGGGTTATCGGGCGGTACGCTGTATCGTTTTCCTGTGATACAGGGCGCGACTCTGGCCACCGGCGGGTTTGCAATGGCCATGGTCTTTTTTGGTGTTATTGCATCGGTCATTAATCGGTTGTTCCAAGCGCATCTGCGTCCAGGCGAGCGTTTCTGCCATCTGCCTGCCGGCTATATCATCGGTGCATGGATTGTTACCCTGCTTATTGCCTGTCTTGCCGCCGGTGCCGCCGTCACCCGCCTCGCCCGTATTGATCCGGCTGAAGCACTGCGTGACGAATAATGGGTGCTGTATGCGGGCATGAACCCTTTTCAGGCAACACGATAATTGGATAAGGGGAACCAGCCAAGATTGCCGAGCCGTTCCATTTCTTTTTCTACGACTTTGGCGATTTGCTCAATATCGGCATCGGAGAGATGCAGAAACGAACGGCTTTGCAGTAATTCTTCTGCGTGAGTCTGACCAAAGTCGCTGTAGCCCATTTTCATAATGCTGCATATCCATTCAGAGATGCGGGTCATGTGAATGAGGGTTCGGATTTTTTTATTTTCCACGTTCAAGTCGTGGTGATGCCCCATGACGGCGGTGATATGTTCGGGCAGATTCCATTCCCGCCCTAATGCGTCTCCGATTTCTTCATGGGTAAAGCCGAAGGTGCTGTTTTCTTCTGCCGTTAAGCAGGAGTCATTGGCTTGCCGCTGTTCCAGTGCGGTGACAAACGCGTCTTCGCGGCAAAACTGCTGTTCCACCATGATGCCGATGTCATGCAGCAGCCCTGCAAGAAAAGGATCCAGCATAGGCTTGTCGAAAACCAGATAGCCGATGGCCCGATTGCAGGTAGCGACCGCATAGCTGTGCTTCCATAAATCCCACGGAGTGAAGTCGGCATGTGCGGCATTATTGGTAAGCGAGGCGCATACGGTGGCGGAGATAATGATTTCTTCAGAGCGACGAAAACCAATACGTACAATGGCATCGATAATTGTGTCCACTGCTTGGCGATTTGTTTTTCCGAAATACGCCGAATTAGCCATTTTCACTAAGCGCGCACTGATGGCTGGATCTTTTTCACATATATTTGCCAAGTCCTGTGCATCCGAGAGCGGATCTCTGCTTACTTTCAATAATTGCGCCAAGACTGCAGGCACGCTATTGATTTGTTTGCTTTTAAGTTTCTTTATCAGTGCTTTAACTTTGAGCTGCTTGATCATTATGCCGCCTCTGTTGTACTGGATCTAAACACATACCTACGGAGCATTTCTATTTTGCACATCCGATGCCAATCTATGTGAACGCTTATTAAATTCTAATGTATAGATGTAGCAATATATTGACAACATTTAGCAGTGAAGCATGAAGAGCCACATGTTGTATTTGTTTTATACGGTCAATTTTATGTTTTGAGAGAAACAGATTGAAGAGCTGTTCTCAAATATGACACTTCCCGGAGAGGGGCTCATTCTTGTTCGCATATATGATAATGCGACGTGGATACCGGAATGTCGTGTCGAAGTCGTTTTTTCCTGACAGGCAGGACTCGGATTCGCGTTGACAGGTGCGCGGCTGGAGGCACATAGTCGATGTGCTTTTTTGCAGTCCGCAACAGCATCCCGTGTGGGCAGCTTATGGTGCGGCGCAAACGTTTATTTCTCTATTCGCAGGAGCACATTATGGTCAATATTGTTATTATCGGAGCCGGGAGTCTGGTCTTTTCAAGTCGCATGACCGCTGATATTCTCACGTATCCTGCCTTGCAGGATGTGCATTTCAAACTGGTGGATACCAATTCAGTCCGCCTTGATTATGCAAAGCAAATTGTAGAGCGCATCTTTAAAGAAGGTGGATATGACCGCGCGCAGGTTAGTACAACGATGGATCGACGCGAGGCGCTGCCAGGTGCTGATTATATTGTCATCAGTATTTTAGTCGGCGGTTATGAAGCGATCGAATCTGAAATCGATATTCCCATGAAATATGGCATTGACCAATGCATTGGTGACACGCTGACCCCGGGCGGGATCATGCGTTGTCTGCGGACACTGCCGGTGCTGCAGGAAATGGCTCGCGACATTCAGCAGCTCTGCCCTGATGCGGTCGTAATCAATTATACCAATCCCATGGGGATGCTGACCAAGGGATTTATGGAAGAGGCTCCTGACGTGGCCTATGTGGGACTCTGTCATTCCGTCCAGCACACCATGAATGAGTGGGCGGAGCGATTGGGCATCCCTGCCGACGAAATCAATTATATGTGCTCAGGGATCAATCATCAGGCTTGGTTTACCCGGTTTGAGCATCATGGAAAAGATCTGCTGCCGCAAATACGCGAACTGGCTGAACAACCTGAAATCTGGTATGGCGACACCGCTCGCATGGAATACGTGAAACATCTTGGTTTTCCTGTCACCGAATCCAGCGGCCATGTTTCCGAATATTCCCCGTGGTTCCGCCACAACGCGGAAAGCATTGCCCGCTATTGTCAGACCGCATATTCAGAATGGAATGGCGGTCATGCCTACATCAAGGAGCTCTATAACCGTCCGGACTGGAAATCAACCATGCAAAAAATGGCCGACTGGGAAGATCCCGTAGACCTGGGAAGAAGCAAAGAGTATGGCTCCATGATCATCAATGCCATTGAAACCGGCGAAAAAACGGTTATTTACGGCAATGTGCTCAATCGGGGATACATCGAAAACCTTCCTGCTGACGGCGTTGTTGAAGTTTCCTGTCTTGTGGATAGAAATGGGATTCAACCCGTTCATGCCGGACGTTTGCCACCTCATCTGGCCGCCATTAATCGGCAGCAGTTAGCTGTCCAGGAATTATCTGTACTGGCTGTGCAGCAGAAGGATCCTGAAATGGTCTTTCAGGCGATGGCTCTGGATCCACTGACGGGTATGAGTTGTACGCTGGACCAGATTCGTGCGATGACGATCGAGCTCATGCAGGCGCACGCCGCATGGATTCCATGCATGGAAGGCCGCGTACCGGTCGGTAAGAAACTCGTATACCTGGAAAAACCGGTGGGAAAAGTCAGCCGCCACGTTGACCTTGCCAAGGCGAACCAAGTTTAACGGATGCCGCCGCCATTTATAAAAGTTCCAATCATTGGAAATTGGGCTGCAGGTGGTTAGATTAAATGTAATTCTTGTCCGAGCCCTTACACGATGGACAGTTCAAGCGCGGGGTACAGTTTTTTTAAGTTGGGAAGAGACTTTTCCTGCCATGGAATTTTCTGGCTGCCCACGACGCTCATGGCAACATTGCCTGAGTTTCTCACGAGAATAGTGAATTTCGCCAATACATTAATACCAGAGCTGTTGAGGAACTTTAATTCCGTCAAGTCCAATCGCAACGAACTGGGCTTCTCAGCAAGAATGTTTGTCAGCATTTCGCTGATCGGCGCATATAACGATCCACTCAGACGAAACGTCCCTTCGAAGGCAATGGTTTCGCGCTCCTTCTCATAGCTGACGCGGTAGTCTGAGGTTGCAATTTCTAACATGGTCAATCCTTTCTTTGAACAGGCAGCCAAGCCTGTGTTTCAAGCCTTATCAACGGGTCAGTCGTTCTGCCCAGCATCCAGCCAAAGCGTACCCCGTAATCACTCATCATCGTTAAATACCCGAGCCCGGATCCTGAGCTGTCCGGTTCCATTACATTGCGTTCTATCCGCTCAAGGAGCAGATCCTGGGGATCTCCCTGCAGCATTTCGTTAATCAACGACTCCAGTTTTTGTCCTGACTCCGATGTTGTTGCATTATCGACCCATAAAAGCAAGTCTGTCGCGGTCATTGCAGCACGGAACCGAGTTTCGTCCCCGCATCCGAATTTATGCGCATTTTCCAGAAGTTCATTGGCGATGTAATTCACACTGAACAGAATTTCATCACGCCCCGTAAAACCCGGTTCCGGTTTTACCGGAAAGAATGCAGCAAAAAACAAGGCCGCTGTCTGAGCTGTAAGGTCACAATGTCCCCAATGGAACGGGCGATCAGATGAATGATTGAAAAGCACCTCCATTTCGTGCAGCGTGTTATCAGGTTTGTGATAATGCCCCATTGTTTTCATATGTCTTCCTCATCGAATCCTTTTGATAACTAGCAACGTAAGATCATCCAGGATAGCATGATCGCCGATAAACTGTTTCACATCATTCACAATGCCTTCCTGAATCTGCGCGGCGGTTCCCGCCAGCTTGGTTTTGAGACTGTCGCACAGTCTTTCAATACCGAATTGTTCTCCTTCTTCGTTTTCCGCCTCGGTAATACCATCCGTGAACAGCAGTACTACATCCTGCGGTGCAAAAGGAATCTGCTCCGTCGCCACAAAGGGAGAGATATCGGGAACTAGACCGATCGGCAGTCCCAGATCGATGGTGTCATACCGCTCTATGCGGCCATCTCTGCGCCCCGCAATCAGCTCCTCGTGCTGGCCGGACAAGGTCAGAATCCCGTCCTGAAAATCAAGGAAGCAGAGCGTCAGACTCTTGTCTGTATCGATCCGCTGGATATTCTGATACAGTACTTCATTCAGAAGAATCAAAAAGCGAATCGGGTCGTAGGCATTCATGGACAGAAGTGAACGGGCGATGCTCTGAACCATGAGCATTAGAACCCCGCTTTCCAAACCATGTCCAGTTACGTCACCCATGCCGATTTTCACAAGACCATGCTGTTTGAGCACATCGTAATAGTCCCCGCCCACTTCGTCCGCAGGATGCATGAACCCGGAAAGATCCAGCTCAGGATCAGCTGAGTCGAGTTCCGACTGTTTAGGGAGAACCATCATCTGCAGCTGCCGTGCCACATCTAATTCTGCCCCGAGGCGTAAATTGTCCGCCTTTAACCGCTTATTCAGCAACTGAACCTCTTCATTCGCCAGTTCCAGTTCACTGGTCCGTTGATGGACAATGTTTTCGAGATCGGTTGTGTAGGTTTGGATTTCATCAGCCATACCATTAAATGCGGTCGCCAGCTGACCGACCTCATCTTTGCTTTGCACGCTAACCCGGACCGAATAGTCCTTATCCTGCAACCTGTGAGCCGCATTCGCCAACGCAATGAGTCCCTGAGTCATCCGTTTGGAAAGCAGCAGCGCACTTAAGACCGCTGCAAATAAACTGACAATACCAACCACGACAAAGCTCTGAAGAATGCCGCGAAGGGTATCCCGGATTTCGGACTGGGCGGCCGACAGCGATTCATAGATTTCACTTTCAGGCACAACGAACCCCAGTGCCCAGTGTTCATCGCGAATACGCACGGTAGTCGTCCCTTCATCATTTTCATTACATTCCCACAATTGGACGGACGGCAGCCGCAACATGGTCAGAATATAAGGTTCCTCCTCGCCCGCGTCATTAATCAGCATAAGCCGTTCGCTATGGATCTTATCATCAGTCGGCATCTGTAAACGCTGTACATTCGGCTGAGAACTCTGGCTGAATTCGCGCATCTGGAC is from Spartobacteria bacterium and encodes:
- a CDS encoding ABC transporter permease, with protein sequence MNVEERFRFAESEDFMNSQNASKQPLLMTRLSLSDLRHEWVLSLCLIMAVSAVIAPLLLLFGLKYGTIETLRRRLIQDPRNREVRPLTSLSFPREWFDGVAARSDVAFLTPMTRQISATVTAYVISAGKKTERVDVDIIPTGENDPLLIENGSAVPAEGQCVLSAYAAEAMDAQPGDTIEIEATRLKGAKKEKGVVGLTVAGVLDIRAGGLKSIYVPLEMLEQVEAFKDGMGVPELGWKGDLPDAYPVYNGLFIVTKTSLPTYLIKRIVSSTGFTKSKDLTSQEAAELAGYPFPAASVTVQLYTQTRAVSGDSIEQVERLLRGRNATLLPWIRPMEFTLMTDPPTTISRVLALPDAARPWLGEDVEKMGKYDLAISRGMAVPDESTTAVYSNEQCVVRFPVHIRPVTAGDDSVAFMSPEIAGSLILAEQRPVRYDPASEKLLLYRRGFAGFRLYARTLEDVKNLRHDFEELNIPVHTEAEQIQTVMEMDRYLTMIFWLVAVVGIVGSAASLVASLYASVERKKRELSVLRLLGLSGGTLYRFPVIQGATLATGGFAMAMVFFGVIASVINRLFQAHLRPGERFCHLPAGYIIGAWIVTLLIACLAAGAAVTRLARIDPAEALRDE
- a CDS encoding ATP-binding protein; amino-acid sequence: MKTMGHYHKPDNTLHEMEVLFNHSSDRPFHWGHCDLTAQTAALFFAAFFPVKPEPGFTGRDEILFSVNYIANELLENAHKFGCGDETRFRAAMTATDLLLWVDNATTSESGQKLESLINEMLQGDPQDLLLERIERNVMEPDSSGSGLGYLTMMSDYGVRFGWMLGRTTDPLIRLETQAWLPVQRKD
- a CDS encoding HAMP domain-containing protein, which produces MHTQNDVNIGRGWGRSFRVKFFLVAAGSVVLALVLSGVFAVYNFTRLGHDASAKIQQGLMNASHEYLSNYIRTVAERTRMTLEQAFSEVQMLADVMQTLTDNPDDASVLGSSLAEMSMFSSPLAGTVRSNETLWVQNTAPARSVVTIWQPLLNDNGTVKPDVQQAIEESAVLDLLLPTMKENGASKLYMYMVGPHQKSFLRLAPYCDMASEFDKNYPGSTSADFWDYFFPGIVACWKANAEVMSSEQLRRIITTTPPYLDAAGGGTIVSLFHPIWQAETNGVPGFAGAAAMDFSLEDIVDLVRDVKLAQSGFAFITQSKGDVLAINDHGEQIMGLNTQTSALGVNVQMREFSQSSQPNVQRLQMPTDDKIHSERLMLINDAGEEEPYILTMLRLPSVQLWECNENDEGTTTVRIRDEHWALGFVVPESEIYESLSAAQSEIRDTLRGILQSFVVVGIVSLFAAVLSALLLSKRMTQGLIALANAAHRLQDKDYSVRVSVQSKDEVGQLATAFNGMADEIQTYTTDLENIVHQRTSELELANEEVQLLNKRLKADNLRLGAELDVARQLQMMVLPKQSELDSADPELDLSGFMHPADEVGGDYYDVLKQHGLVKIGMGDVTGHGLESGVLMLMVQSIARSLLSMNAYDPIRFLILLNEVLYQNIQRIDTDKSLTLCFLDFQDGILTLSGQHEELIAGRRDGRIERYDTIDLGLPIGLVPDISPFVATEQIPFAPQDVVLLFTDGITEAENEEGEQFGIERLCDSLKTKLAGTAAQIQEGIVNDVKQFIGDHAILDDLTLLVIKRIR
- a CDS encoding HDOD domain-containing protein, which gives rise to MIKQLKVKALIKKLKSKQINSVPAVLAQLLKVSRDPLSDAQDLANICEKDPAISARLVKMANSAYFGKTNRQAVDTIIDAIVRIGFRRSEEIIISATVCASLTNNAAHADFTPWDLWKHSYAVATCNRAIGYLVFDKPMLDPFLAGLLHDIGIMVEQQFCREDAFVTALEQRQANDSCLTAEENSTFGFTHEEIGDALGREWNLPEHITAVMGHHHDLNVENKKIRTLIHMTRISEWICSIMKMGYSDFGQTHAEELLQSRSFLHLSDADIEQIAKVVEKEMERLGNLGWFPLSNYRVA
- the melA gene encoding alpha-galactosidase, which encodes MCFFAVRNSIPCGQLMVRRKRLFLYSQEHIMVNIVIIGAGSLVFSSRMTADILTYPALQDVHFKLVDTNSVRLDYAKQIVERIFKEGGYDRAQVSTTMDRREALPGADYIVISILVGGYEAIESEIDIPMKYGIDQCIGDTLTPGGIMRCLRTLPVLQEMARDIQQLCPDAVVINYTNPMGMLTKGFMEEAPDVAYVGLCHSVQHTMNEWAERLGIPADEINYMCSGINHQAWFTRFEHHGKDLLPQIRELAEQPEIWYGDTARMEYVKHLGFPVTESSGHVSEYSPWFRHNAESIARYCQTAYSEWNGGHAYIKELYNRPDWKSTMQKMADWEDPVDLGRSKEYGSMIINAIETGEKTVIYGNVLNRGYIENLPADGVVEVSCLVDRNGIQPVHAGRLPPHLAAINRQQLAVQELSVLAVQQKDPEMVFQAMALDPLTGMSCTLDQIRAMTIELMQAHAAWIPCMEGRVPVGKKLVYLEKPVGKVSRHVDLAKANQV
- a CDS encoding ATP-binding cassette domain-containing protein, translated to MKKRAKSVSKKTSSAPVRSGNPVLTLRDVRKVREKGDSRFELLLPEVTVWSGEFIAIVGESGCGKSTLLDMLGLVLRPTDAGTFSLLPAADAAMIDLRDKSPGELAAVRQELLGYVLQTGGLLPFLSVWENIVLPCRINGMSNYDEHVRGVCERLKIGDQLTKKPAFLSGGQRQRVAIARALAHRPPIILADEPTAAVDKLTAYEIRDTFCDLCRQMNVTVLVVSHDLELMAGAADRMYTFDVERGHERGGTVSICRERGLHE